In Fluviicola sp., the sequence GAAGGGGAAGTAAGAGTGGGTGTGATTTCAACTTTGTCTCCGTATCTGATTCCGAAATTTATCAAAGCCATGCGCGAAGCTGCGCCGAAAGTAAACTTTATCATCCGGGAAGGATATACCGGGCAATTAATGGCAGAGGTGGAAAACGGTACGCTGGATATCGCCATTATGGCCACGCCGACCGGCAGACCGAATTTGGTGGAACACCCGATTTTTATGGAACCGTTCATTGCATATCTGCCACCGGATCATCCCATGGCCGGCGATCCGTTTTATAAACTACAGCCGAAAGACAGGCCCGAACTCTTGCTGCTTCATCACGAATATTGTTACAATGCACAGTTGCTGGACATTTGCGAACTGAAAGAACCGGGTAAAATCAAAGATCAGTTTCAGTACGATATTACTTCCATTGAGACCCTTAAAAATTTGGTACGTGCCCAGTTGGGATTTGCAATCATTCCGATGCTTTCGGTAAACAATGAAAAAGACCGGACGTTGTTTAAGCCATTTGCAGATCCGAAGCCGGTTCGTGAAATAAGCTTTGTAGTAGCCGATACCTTCTCCAAAAAATTATTGCTGGAGAAGATGAACGAGGCCATCTACCAGTGTTTGCCGGAAGAATTAAAGGCAGATTTCAGTTATAAAAAGATCCGGTGGAACGATTCGCCATACTTTATAGATGCCGTGAGTAAATTGTGAGTCACTCTCAGGATTTATTTGCACGCAGATCGCGCGGATTTACGCAGATATGGTTGAGGTATAACCTCTGCTCTTCGCTTGATCGGAGCAAATTGTGCGAAAATGCATAGTTGATCAATCTTTGATTTTCATAATGATCGCTGTGCAATGACT encodes:
- a CDS encoding LysR substrate-binding domain-containing protein, with translation MTIQQLKYIVALDEERHFARAAEVCMISQPGLTIQLKNLEEEIGIKIFDRNKVPLTPTKLGVEIIHRAKKILRETNEIRDFVINEKNLLEGEVRVGVISTLSPYLIPKFIKAMREAAPKVNFIIREGYTGQLMAEVENGTLDIAIMATPTGRPNLVEHPIFMEPFIAYLPPDHPMAGDPFYKLQPKDRPELLLLHHEYCYNAQLLDICELKEPGKIKDQFQYDITSIETLKNLVRAQLGFAIIPMLSVNNEKDRTLFKPFADPKPVREISFVVADTFSKKLLLEKMNEAIYQCLPEELKADFSYKKIRWNDSPYFIDAVSKL